In Rhodanobacter humi, the following are encoded in one genomic region:
- a CDS encoding tryptophan halogenase family protein, with protein sequence MTDLRIKHIVIAGGGTAGWMAAAAFAKVLGGDCTIRLVESEEIGTVRVGEGTVPHLKLFNDLLGIDDVEFIRNTSGTFKLGVQFNDWARLGDSYIHGFGSIGHDISLLPFHQFWIKARQRGVAEDIGAYSINTVAAPRGKFMPSATDVPKDSPLANIAYAYHFDAGLYARFLRRYAEQRGVRRSEGKIARVELRPDDGFVAALHLESGERIAGDLFIDCSGFRGLLIEQALHTGFDDCSHWLPCDRAIAVGCERTGPPTPYTRATARPAGWQWRIPLQHRTGNGHVYCSAHMSDDEATAVLLANLDGAPLGEPHRLRFTTGMRKQAWNRNVVALGLAAGFLEPLESTSIYMIQSGIARLLEMFPQRDFSPVLVDRYNARSRFEYERIRDFLILHYHATERDDTPFWNTCRTMSIPAQLDEYIRLFRDSGRFYRDGEEMFSTPSWVQVMLGQRIMPRGYHPLVDQMPEHDLAGFMASVGQVVNTCVEAMPMHQAFIDRVCPAMETA encoded by the coding sequence ATGACCGACCTGCGCATCAAGCACATCGTCATCGCCGGCGGCGGCACCGCCGGCTGGATGGCCGCCGCGGCATTCGCCAAGGTGCTGGGCGGCGATTGCACGATCCGGCTGGTGGAGTCGGAGGAGATCGGCACGGTGCGCGTGGGCGAAGGCACCGTGCCGCACCTCAAGCTGTTCAACGACCTGCTCGGCATCGACGACGTCGAGTTCATCCGCAACACCAGCGGCACGTTCAAGCTCGGCGTGCAGTTCAACGACTGGGCGCGGCTGGGCGACAGCTACATCCACGGTTTCGGCAGCATCGGCCACGACATCAGCCTGCTGCCGTTCCACCAGTTCTGGATCAAGGCCCGGCAGCGCGGCGTGGCCGAGGACATCGGCGCCTATTCGATCAATACCGTGGCGGCGCCGCGCGGCAAGTTCATGCCTTCCGCCACCGACGTGCCGAAGGACTCGCCGCTGGCGAACATCGCCTACGCCTACCACTTCGACGCGGGACTGTATGCGCGATTCCTGCGTCGTTATGCCGAACAGCGCGGCGTGCGGCGCAGCGAGGGAAAGATCGCCCGCGTCGAACTGCGGCCCGACGACGGTTTCGTGGCGGCGCTGCATCTCGAGAGCGGCGAGCGCATCGCGGGCGACCTGTTCATCGACTGCTCCGGCTTTCGCGGGCTGCTGATCGAACAGGCGCTGCACACCGGCTTCGACGATTGCTCGCACTGGCTGCCCTGCGACCGTGCGATTGCGGTGGGCTGCGAGCGGACAGGGCCGCCCACGCCGTACACCCGCGCCACCGCGCGGCCGGCCGGCTGGCAATGGCGCATCCCGTTGCAGCATCGCACCGGCAACGGGCACGTGTACTGCAGCGCGCACATGAGCGACGACGAGGCCACCGCCGTGCTGCTGGCGAACCTGGACGGCGCCCCGCTGGGCGAGCCGCACCGGCTGCGCTTCACCACCGGCATGCGCAAGCAGGCATGGAATCGCAACGTGGTCGCGCTGGGGCTGGCCGCTGGCTTCCTGGAGCCGCTGGAGTCCACCAGCATCTACATGATCCAGTCCGGCATCGCGCGCCTGCTGGAGATGTTCCCGCAGCGCGATTTCAGCCCGGTGCTGGTCGACCGCTACAACGCGCGTTCGCGCTTCGAATACGAGCGCATCCGCGATTTCCTGATCCTGCACTACCACGCCACCGAGCGCGACGACACGCCGTTCTGGAACACCTGTCGCACCATGTCGATTCCGGCGCAGCTCGACGAGTACATCCGCCTGTTCCGCGACAGCGGGCGCTTCTACCGCGACGGCGAGGAAATGTTCTCGACGCCGAGCTGGGTGCAGGTGATGCTGGGCCAGCGCATCATGCCGCGCGGCTACCACCCGCTGGTGGACCAGATGCCGGAGCACGACCTCGCCGGCTTCATGGCCAGCGTGGGCCAGGTGGTGAACACCTGCGTCGAGGCGATGCCCATGCACCAGGCCTTCATCGACCGGGTCTGTCCGGCGATGGAAACCGCCTGA